The following proteins are co-located in the Vigna unguiculata cultivar IT97K-499-35 chromosome 9, ASM411807v1, whole genome shotgun sequence genome:
- the LOC114163865 gene encoding TPR repeat-containing thioredoxin TTL1, whose translation MEGKAKDKVDFDLGCGLVGRIFHLKTSNRTRKSSVHSLPLKPCNAAQQRDQAKNEFKPPLNHEPKVPRDTANGINPTLKGEQNPARKSTSSHRAPSAYRNIPNGRPSDAARTSIQQNHDPNEESKNSGNSLELARISTGGSHHQNNETKSPAKDFVLPITGNLLVNNSPRTSVTKSKELNSMSGSSPYSSNGNKGVMGNIMRKNSDELLQFRSPRNNRADPEVMKSMGNEAYKLGRFEEALILYDRAIALDSNKATYHCNKSAALIGLGRFLQAIVECQEAIRLEPSYSRAHNRLATIYFRLGEAEKALNCNETSPCVDSVLSLQAQTLQNHLSKCTEARKVKEWKAILKETQAAVSLGADSAPQVYCLQTEALLKLQRHQEAYATFEKMPKFDLDSCKKIFGPARTAYLMMIAAQIYLAAGRFEDAVTTSEKAGKLDPSSFEVNAVVRRARAVTSARMSGNLLFKASKFTEACGVYNEGLEHDPYNSVLLCNRAACRSKLGQFEKAIEDCNVALVLQPSYSKARLRRADCNAKLERWEAAIQDYEMLLREKPGDEEVARALFETQLQLKMLRGEDIKDLKFGSNLFFISSNDRFRHYVTSPGMSVVLFCNKTTHKQVLLVLEQTCKRFPSVNFLKVEIEDHPYLAKSEGVNCIPAFKIYKNGSRVKEIPGNNHELLEKLVKLYSS comes from the exons ATGGAAGGGAAAGCCAAGGACAAGGTGGATTTTGATTTGGGTTGCGGTTTGGTGGGGAGAATTTTCCACCTCAAAACCAGTAACAGGACAAGAAAATCCTCTGTTCATTCACTGCCCTTGAAGCCTTGCAACGCTGCACAACAGAGAGACCAGGCCAAAAACGAGTTCAAACCCCCTCTAAACCATGAACCCAAGGTTCCACGAGATACCGCCAATGGAATCAATCCTACACTGAAAGGGGAGCAGAATCCTGCCAGAAAGAGTACCTCTAGTCACCGTGCACCTTCTGCATACCGAAACATTCCAAATGGGAGACCCTCAGACGCTGCAAGAACCTCAATTCAACAAAACCATGACCCAAATGAGGAAAGTAAGAACTCTGGTAATTCTCTGGAACTTGCAAGGATAAGCACAGGTGGTAGTCATCATCAGAACAACGAGACCAAATCCCCAGCCAAAGATTTTGTGTTACCGATCACTGGGAATTTGCTTGTGAATAACAGCCCCAGAACTAGTGTTACCAAGAGCAAGGAGTTGAACTCCATGTCCGGTTCCTCTCCTTACAGTAGTAACGGCAACAAAGGCGTGATGGGGAATATCATGAGGAAGAACAGCGATGAACTTCTGCAGTTTCGGAGTCCAAGGAACAACAGAGCGGACCCTGAGGTGATGAAGTCCATGGGGAATGAAGCTTACAAGCTAggaagatttgaagaggctTTGATTCTGTATGACAGAGCCATTGCTCTTGACTCCAATAAGGCAACGTATCACTGCAATAAGAGCGCAGCTTTGATCGGTTTGGGAAGGTTTCTGCAGGCAATTGTTGAGTGCCAGGAAGCTATCAGACTGGAGCCTTCTTATAGCAGAGCCCACAACCGTTTGGCAACAATTTATTTCAG ACTGGGAGAAGCAGAAAAGGCACTGAACTGCAATGAAACAAGTCCATGTGTTGATTCCGTTCTCAGTTTACAAGCTCAGACTCTCCAAAATCACCTTAGCAAATGCACTGAAGCTCGGAAAGTCAAAGAATGGAAAGCTATACTGAAGGAAACACAGGCTGCAGTATCTTTAGGTGCTGATTCAGCTCCACAG GTCTATTGTTTACAAACCGAAGCGTTGCTGAAGCTCCAAAGACATCAAGAGGCATACGCTACCTTCGAGAAAATGCCAAAATTTGACCTTGATAGTTGTAAGAAAATATTCGGCCCAGCTCGTACTGCTTACCTCATGATGATAGCTGCGCAAATTTACTTGGCAGCCGGCAG GTTTGAGGATGCTGTAACAACATCTGAGAAAGCAGGTAAACTAGATCCGAGTAGCTTTGAGGTGAATGCAGTGGTGAGGAGAGCCAGAGCAGTGACATCAGCCAGAATGAGTGGTAACTTACTCTTCAAGGCATCAAAATTCACGGAAGCATGCGGTGTGTACAATGAAGGACTAGAGCACGATCCATACAACTCAGTTCTGCTATGCAACAGGGCAGCATGTCGTTCGAAGCTAGGTCAATTTGAGAAAGCAATTGAAGATTGTAACGTGGCACTTGTTCTTCAGCCTAGTTATAGCAAGGCAAGGTTGAGGAGAGCAGATTGCAATGCCAAG TTGGAGCGATGGGAAGCTGCGATTCAAGACTATGAAATGCTATTAAGAGAAAAGCCAGGGGATGAGGAGGTGGCCAGAGCTCTGTTTGAGACTCAGCTTCAACTCAAGATGCTGCGTGGGGAAGATATTAAGGACTTGAAATTTGGctcaaatttgtttttcatctcAAGCAATGATCGGTTTAGACACTACGTAACATCACCCG GGATGTCTGTGGTGCTGTTCTGCAACAAGACAACCCACAAACAAGTGTTGTTGGTGTTGGAGCAAACCTGCAAGAGATTCCCATCAGTTAATTTTCTTAAG GTGGAGATTGAAGACCACCCGTACTTGGCAAAATCAGAAGGTGTGAACTGCATCCCGGCctttaaaatatacaagaatGGATCAAGGGTGAAAGAAATTCCAGGCAACAACCACgagttgttagaaaaattagttaaattataCAGCAGTTGA
- the LOC114164618 gene encoding uncharacterized protein LOC114164618, translating to MIKAREGKALPQAPPSADLLVCFPSRAHLTLMPKPICSPARPSEPSKRHHNSHHHRKKSFSRGGAGGQASPLLWSKTKSMGSEITEPTSPKVTCAGQIKVRPKTTCRSWQSVMEEIEKIHTDKKQRKRLSWAETLGFKKDIMQFLTCLRSIRFDFRCFGSFSGTDIATEEEEDDEEEEEEVEEEEEKHVGVGENESEASRTVFSKWFMVLQENQNKRREETEERRNDEESVSVSVSVPPPNALLLMRCRSAPAKSWVREREGGDVEEEEREKGKQKGEVVVKKGQSLKSLMEEERRKKEKMVVMRYDSDFYGISSDIAKETWIVGGLRDLMSRSRSSKR from the coding sequence ATGATCAAAGCAAGAGAAGGCAAAGCATTACCACAAGCACCACCCTCCGCTGATCTCTTGGTATGTTTCCCATCTCGGGCTCATCTCACTCTAATGCCAAAGCCCATTTGCAGCCCGGCCCGACCCTCCGAGCCCAGCAAACGCCACCACAACAGCCACCATCACCGTAAGAAATCCTTCTCCAGAGGCGGCGCCGGAGGCCAAGCCAGTCCTTTATTATGGtccaaaaccaaatcaatgGGCTCAGAAATCACGGAACCAACCTCACCCAAAGTAACGTGCGCCGGTCAGATCAAGGTCCGGCCCAAAACGACGTGCAGGAGCTGGCAATCGGTGATGGAAGAGATAGAGAAGATCCACACCGACAAAAAACAGAGGAAGCGTCTCAGCTGGGCCGAGACCCTCGGTTTCAAGAAGGATATAATGCAGTTCTTGACTTGCTTGAGAAGCATAAGGTTCGACTTCAGATGCTTCGGCTCCTTCTCCGGAACCGACATCGCcactgaagaagaagaagacgatgaggaggaggaggaggaagtgGAAGAAGAGGAGGAAAAGCACGTGGGCGTGGGAGAAAACGAGAGTGAAGCATCGAGAACTGTTTTCTCGAAATGGTTCATGGTGTTGCAAGAGAACCAAAACAAGCGGAGAGAAGAGACAGAGGAGAGAAGAAATGACGAGGAAAGCGTGTCTGTGTCGGTGTCGGTTCCTCCTCCGAACGCGTTATTGCTGATGCGTTGTAGGTCTGCTCCGGCGAAAAGTTGGGTGAGAGAGAGGGAAGGTGGTGATGTTGAAgaagaggagagagaaaaaggaaaacaaaaagggGAGGTGGTGGTAAAGAAGGGACAGAGTTTAAAGTCGTTGATGGAGGAAgagaggagaaagaaggagaagatgGTGGTGATGCGATACGACTCTGATTTTTACGGCATTTCTTCTGATATTGCAAAAGAGACATGGATTGTTGGCGGCCTCAGAGATCTCATGTCAAGGAGTCGAAGTTCCAAAAGATAA
- the LOC114162408 gene encoding uncharacterized protein LOC114162408, whose translation MDSGNSGSISSSDEEYDSSHADPSFLNHFGSISHPQPSLVPSHPSMFDLSSTYLHALSQSNPNQNPHNSFLNMDSLGQRSQSNCTLPQSLPSSSSPTPPINQCFSAPQPLAHDNTSARQLSSPPQTTNLVRNPKKRSRASRRAPTTVLTTDTTNFRSMVQEFTGIPAPPFSPSFSRRLPLRSNPLLSASSRTSLHNNATINLSPTNNSINYHLLPDLSLPYQPPQNIMQHHPIPAFHPSYSLQPLVPAGFGAKSLFMPALDAHDLVVAQGHEHVVSEGMLLRSGGDGDCRDGGMVGGGRRESFRCLDGNNYGGCKLNISVSASSSVNHEKNLENGNSPREGAVEAWICSSDQ comes from the coding sequence ATGGATTCTGGTAACAGTGGAAGCATCTCTTCCAGCGATGAAGAATACGATTCATCACACGCTGATCCATCCTTCCTCAATCATTTTGGTTCCATCTCCCACCCCCAACCATCCCTTGTTCCTTCTCACCCCTCAATGTTTGATCTCTCCTCAACCTACCTCCATGCTCTCTCACAATccaacccaaaccaaaaccccCACAATTCCTTCTTAAACATGGACTCCCTTGGCCAAAGATCTCAATCCAATTGCACTCTCCCTCAAAGCCTACCATCTTCTTCATCACCCACACCACCAATAAACCAATGCTTCTCGGCTCCTCAACCCCTTGCCCACGACAACACTAGTGCAAGACAACTCTCGTCACCGCCACAAACCACCAACCTCGTACGCAACCCCAAGAAACGAAGCAGAGCTTCAAGGCGTGCACCCACCACCGTTCTCACCACCGACACCACCAATTTCAGATCCATGGTTCAAGAGTTCACCGGAATCCCAGCACCGCCCTTTTCACCTTCCTTCTCTCGCCGCCTCCCTCTCCGCTCGAACCCTTTGCTTTCAGCTTCTTCAAGGACCTCGTTGCACAACAACGCCACCATCAATCTTTCTCCTACTAATAACTCCATCAACTACCATCTACTTCCTGATCTGTCGTTACCCTATCAGCCCCCACAGAATATCATGCAACATCACCCTATTCCCGCATTCCACCCCTCTTATTCTCTTCAACCTCTTGTCCCTGCAGGGTTTGGTGCAAAGTCTCTATTCATGCCCGCGCTTGATGCGCATGATCTGGTGGTTGCACAGGGTCATGAACACGTGGTATCTGAGGGCATGCTTCTGAGGAGTGGCGGTGACGGTGATTGTAGAGATGGAGGCATGGTTGGAGGAGGGAGAAGAGAGTCGTTTAGGTGCTTGGATGGGAACAACTATGGTGGGTGCAAGCTCAACATCTCGGTTTCTGCTTCTAGCAGCGTGAACCATGAGAAGAACTTGGAGAATGGTAATTCCCCTAGGGAAGGTGCCGTGGAAGCGTGGATTTGTTCTTCTGATCAATAG
- the LOC114162609 gene encoding probable small nuclear ribonucleoprotein F isoform X1: MATIPVNPKPFLNNLTGKPVIVKLKWGMEYKGYLVSVDSYMNLQLANTEEYIEGQFTGNLGEILIRCNNVLYLRGVPEDEEIEEAAED, encoded by the exons ATGGCT ACTATACCAGTTAATCCCAAGCCTTTCTTGAATAATTTGACCGGGAAACCAGTAATTGTGAAACTCAAGTGGGGAATGGAGTACAAGG ggtATCTCGTTTCTGTTGATTCGTATATGAACTTGCAG CTGGCAAACACTGAGGAGTACATTGAGGGACAGTTTACTGGAAATTTGGGAGAAATTTTAATCAG ATGTAACAATGTTCTCTACCTTCGAGGAGTCCCAGAGGATGAAGAAATCGAAGAAGCCGCAGAAGACTAG
- the LOC114162609 gene encoding probable small nuclear ribonucleoprotein F isoform X2, giving the protein MEYKGYLVSVDSYMNLQLANTEEYIEGQFTGNLGEILIRCNNVLYLRGVPEDEEIEEAAED; this is encoded by the exons ATGGAGTACAAGG ggtATCTCGTTTCTGTTGATTCGTATATGAACTTGCAG CTGGCAAACACTGAGGAGTACATTGAGGGACAGTTTACTGGAAATTTGGGAGAAATTTTAATCAG ATGTAACAATGTTCTCTACCTTCGAGGAGTCCCAGAGGATGAAGAAATCGAAGAAGCCGCAGAAGACTAG